In Methanofastidiosum sp., the sequence GTACCATTGTACTATCCTTTTGGCAAGAGAAAACATGTTCATTTCCCCTTGATTGGGGGACGATTAAGGTATGATAATTCTTTTGCAAATATGGCAATAGAGATTTCTTCAATTTTTTTACTTATACTGATAGTTGCAACCGGGATATTTACAGGATTAGAATCTTCTCCTGAAAATTCCATTAAATTAGTTAGAGATATAATAAGTTACTTCTAGTCGTTCCATAAAAAGTTTTAAATATCTAAATTCATTATTATAATAGGTGATATAATGGTTGTTGCTTTTGCCCTCATCGTGGGGGATGCTGGAAAAGAAAAGAAGATACTTGAAAGTCTAAAGAGTATGAAGGAAGTTGAGGAAGCATATATTGTATATGGCGAATATGACATCGTTGTTAAGGTAAATGTGGAGCAGTTAAAAGACCTTGATCCGTTCCTTACAGAGAAGATTAGGAACATTGATGGGGTCC encodes:
- a CDS encoding Lrp/AsnC ligand binding domain-containing protein, whose translation is MVVAFALIVGDAGKEKKILESLKSMKEVEEAYIVYGEYDIVVKVNVEQLKDLDPFLTEKIRNIDGVQMTSTMIAL